The DNA sequence CCCGGCCCTCCAGGCGAAGGAACTGCAGGCGCTCGGGGTCGGGGAGGTCGTCGTCAAACTCGGCGCGGCCGGCGCGACGGCCTACACGGACGACGGCCGGGCGGTGCACGCCCCGGCGCGGCCCGTCCGCGCGGTCGACACGGTCGGTGCGGGCGACGCCTTCGTGGCGGGCTACCTCTCGGCGTTCCTCGACGGGTCCACCACGGAGGCCCGCCTGGACCGCGCGGTCACGACGGGCGCCTTCGCGGTGGCCTCGCGGGGCGACTGGGAGGGCGCGCCGACCCGCGCGGAGCTCGACCTCCTCGCGGTCCCGCCCGGCACGGTGGTCCGCTGACCCTCTGATCCGCCGGCGGGGCCGGGCCGACACGGGGGTGCGACCCGGCTCCGCCGGCTGCGGGGTGCCGCCGCGCGGGGCAGGAGTCCCCGCAGCAACCCTCCGCCCGGACCCCGGTCCTCCAACGTCGGACGGCTGAAAAGACGCCCGGGGATTCCGGAGGCCGGTCCGAACTGCGTAGCCTGTCCGCATGCCCCGTTACGAATTCCGCTGCCGGACCTGCGAAGACACCTTCGAGGTCAGCCGGCCCATGGCCGAGTCCTCCGCGCCCGCCGACTGCCCCGCCGGGCACGCCGATACCGTCAGGCTGCTCTCCGCCGTCGCCGTCGGCGGGTCCAGCGCGGCCCCCGCCGCGGCCGCACCCATGGGCGGCGGCGGAGGCTGCTGTGGTGGGGGCGGGTGCGGTTAGCGCTTGCGGGACAGGGTGATGCCGTC is a window from the Streptomyces sp. NBC_01244 genome containing:
- a CDS encoding FmdB family zinc ribbon protein produces the protein MPRYEFRCRTCEDTFEVSRPMAESSAPADCPAGHADTVRLLSAVAVGGSSAAPAAAAPMGGGGGCCGGGGCG